Proteins encoded in a region of the Streptomyces akebiae genome:
- the ku gene encoding non-homologous end joining protein Ku has protein sequence MRSIWNGAISFGLVSIPIKLVNATESHSVSFRQVHLEDGGRIRYRKVCELEDREVTQGEIGKAYEDADGTMIPITDEDLASLPIPTAKTIEIEGFVPAEQVDPLQVDAAYYLAANGVPAAKPYTLLREALKRSGKVAICKFALRGRERLGMLRVVDDVLAMHALLWPDEIRTTEGVAPDAGVTVRDKELDLADALMDTLGEVDLESLHDDYREAVEELIAAKASGEEPPSAPVPAAEGKVLDLMAALEKSVREAKESRGEEAGADVTHLASRPTPKQASGKKSTASTGKTAAAPKKSTSTSTQQTKKAATKKQAPRKTATPKSATTNTKSTASTKSSTAKTPAKKTPAKKTAAKKTAARKRSA, from the coding sequence GTGCGATCCATCTGGAACGGCGCCATCTCCTTCGGCCTGGTCAGCATCCCGATCAAGCTGGTGAACGCGACCGAGAGCCACTCCGTCTCCTTCCGCCAGGTCCACCTGGAGGACGGCGGCCGCATCCGTTACCGCAAGGTCTGCGAGCTGGAGGACCGCGAGGTGACGCAGGGGGAGATCGGCAAGGCGTACGAGGACGCGGACGGCACGATGATCCCGATCACCGACGAGGACCTCGCGTCGCTGCCCATCCCCACGGCCAAGACGATCGAGATCGAGGGCTTCGTGCCGGCGGAGCAGGTCGACCCGCTCCAGGTGGACGCCGCGTACTACCTCGCGGCGAACGGAGTCCCCGCCGCCAAGCCGTACACCCTCCTCCGCGAGGCGCTCAAGCGCAGCGGAAAGGTCGCCATCTGCAAGTTCGCGCTCCGTGGGCGCGAACGTTTGGGGATGCTCCGGGTGGTGGACGACGTCCTGGCCATGCACGCTCTGCTCTGGCCCGACGAGATCCGTACGACCGAGGGGGTCGCCCCCGACGCGGGTGTCACCGTCCGCGACAAGGAACTCGACCTCGCGGACGCCCTCATGGACACGCTCGGAGAGGTCGACCTGGAATCCCTCCACGACGACTACCGCGAGGCGGTCGAGGAGTTGATCGCGGCGAAGGCCTCCGGCGAGGAGCCGCCGAGCGCTCCGGTCCCGGCCGCGGAGGGCAAGGTTCTCGACCTCATGGCCGCACTGGAGAAGAGCGTGCGTGAGGCCAAGGAGTCCCGGGGCGAGGAGGCAGGCGCCGACGTGACCCACCTCGCGTCCCGGCCCACCCCCAAACAGGCCTCCGGCAAGAAGTCCACCGCGTCCACCGGGAAGACGGCCGCCGCCCCCAAGAAGTCGACCTCCACATCCACACAGCAGACGAAGAAGGCGGCCACGAAGAAGCAGGCCCCCAGAAAGACGGCGACCCCGAAATCGGCGACCACGAACACGAAATCCACGGCCTCGACGAAGTCATCGACGGCGAAGACCCCCGCGAAGAAGACCCCCGCGAAGAAGACCGCGGCGAAGAAGACCGCCGCCCGCAAGCGCTCGGCCTGA
- a CDS encoding VOC family protein, translating to MNLTINASFLPHDDPDASLAFYRDVLGFEVRDDSGYDGMRWITVGPAGQPDTSIVLEPPAVDPSVDEGERRMIVEMMAKGTYARVLLATTDLDGAFERLEAGGAEVVQEPTKQPYGVRDFAVRDPAGNLIRVQEV from the coding sequence ATGAACCTCACCATCAACGCGAGCTTCCTCCCGCACGACGATCCGGACGCCTCCCTCGCCTTCTACCGCGACGTCCTCGGCTTCGAGGTGCGCGACGACAGCGGATACGACGGCATGCGCTGGATCACGGTCGGACCGGCCGGTCAGCCCGACACGTCCATCGTCCTGGAGCCCCCGGCGGTCGACCCGTCCGTCGACGAGGGCGAGCGGCGCATGATCGTCGAGATGATGGCGAAGGGGACGTACGCGCGTGTCCTCCTCGCCACCACCGACCTCGACGGCGCCTTCGAGCGGCTGGAGGCGGGCGGGGCCGAGGTCGTCCAGGAGCCGACGAAGCAGCCGTACGGCGTCCGCGACTTCGCCGTCCGTGATCCGGCGGGCAACCTGATCCGCGTCCAGGAGGTCTGA